The Anaerobranca gottschalkii DSM 13577 DNA window ATCTCTACGTTAATCGAGAGGGGAATGGTAAAAGCAGGAAGAAAAACTTTTATTGAAGTAATTTTGCAGGATAGACCTGGTCAATTACAAAAATTGCTAGAAGTTATTGCAGCTAATGAGGCAAATGTTATCACAGTTAATCATGATAGATTAAGTCCCCATATTCCGATAAAACATGCTAAAGTAAATTTAACTTTAGAAACTAGGGATTTGAATCATGGGAAAAAAATCTTAGAAAATTTAAAATTAATGAATTATGATTGCAAAATTTCAGAATAAAATATAAAAATTATTGTTTTTAAGAAGGAATTTAAGATATAATGTAGAATAATAAGATTACATTATATTCAAAAATTTATAAAGGCTGGTGAACTATTTTGCAAATTACAGATGTAAGGGTGAGAAGAGTTAATAAAGACGGTAAGATGAGGGCCATTGTTTCAGTAACTTTTGATAATGAATTTGTAGTTCATGATATTAGGGTAGTTGAAGGAGCAAATGGCTTTTTCGTAGCAATGCCAAGTAGAAAAGGTAGTGACGGAGAGCATAGAGATATTGCCCATCCAATTACTTCTAATGTCAGATCTATGATTCAAGAAGCTGTCTTAAAGGCTTATCACTCTTTTGTTGAAAACCAACCACAACAAAACTAAGGAGCAAGTTTTAGCTTGCTCCTTAGTTTTTTGTCCCTTTACTTGACCTTAATCATTTAATAAGGTATATTTTATTTGAACAATTGTTTTGGAGGGATTTTAAGTGAAGCTAAATGCCATTATATTAGCTGCTGGTAAAGGAACTAGAATGAAAAGTGATACTATTAAGGTTTTACATAAGCTTTTGGATAAACCTATGTTAGAGTATATTTATGATGCATTAGAGCCTTTACATATAGAAAAAGTAGTTACAATTGTGGGGCATCAGAAAGATAAAGTTTATGAGTTATATAAAGATAAGAGTCTCTTTGCAGAACAAAGGGAACAATTAGGAACAGGGCATGCAGTGTTACAAGCTAAAGATTTTTTTGTAAATAATAATGATGAAGATGTATTAGTTTTGTGTGGTGATACTCCCCTTTTAACTACTAAAACTTTACAGAAATTTGTAGATTATCACAAACAAAATGGTTTTTCTTGTACAGTATTAACAGCAATACAACAAGATCCCACCGGTTATGGCAGGATTATTCGTAATGAAAATAATGAAGTAGTATCTATAGTGGAAGAAAAAGATGCTTCAGAAGAACAGAAAAAAATTAAAGAAGTTAATACAGGAATTTTTGTTTTTAATGTAGGGTTATTATTTGAACTTTTACCTGAAGTGAAAAATAATAATGCCCAAGGAGAATATTATTTGCCTGATGTTCTAAAATTATTATTAGCAAGAGGGGAAAAAGTAGGGGCACAAATAATGGAAAACCCCCAAGAGATGGCAGGCATTAATGATAGAATAAAGCTTTATGAAGCAGAGCAAATTCTTAAATTACGTATCAATAAAAAACATATGCTAAATGGAGTTACTATTATCGATCCTCAAAATACTTATATTAGTTCAAAAGCAAAAATTCAATCTGATGTGGTCATTTATCCTATGACTTTTATAGAAGGAAATACTGAAATAGGTAAAGGGACAGTTATTGGACCAAACACAAAAATTGTAGAATCAAAAATTGGGGAAAATACAGAAATAATCTATTCTGTTGTTCAAAACAGTGAGATAGCTAACAATGTTTCTGTAGGTCCTTTTGCATATATTAGGCCA harbors:
- the spoVG gene encoding septation regulator SpoVG, whose protein sequence is MQITDVRVRRVNKDGKMRAIVSVTFDNEFVVHDIRVVEGANGFFVAMPSRKGSDGEHRDIAHPITSNVRSMIQEAVLKAYHSFVENQPQQN
- the glmU gene encoding bifunctional UDP-N-acetylglucosamine diphosphorylase/glucosamine-1-phosphate N-acetyltransferase GlmU, yielding MKLNAIILAAGKGTRMKSDTIKVLHKLLDKPMLEYIYDALEPLHIEKVVTIVGHQKDKVYELYKDKSLFAEQREQLGTGHAVLQAKDFFVNNNDEDVLVLCGDTPLLTTKTLQKFVDYHKQNGFSCTVLTAIQQDPTGYGRIIRNENNEVVSIVEEKDASEEQKKIKEVNTGIFVFNVGLLFELLPEVKNNNAQGEYYLPDVLKLLLARGEKVGAQIMENPQEMAGINDRIKLYEAEQILKLRINKKHMLNGVTIIDPQNTYISSKAKIQSDVVIYPMTFIEGNTEIGKGTVIGPNTKIVESKIGENTEIIYSVVQNSEIANNVSVGPFAYIRPNTKVDNHVRIGNFVELKNTVIGEHSKAAHLTYLGDAVIGKNVNIGCGTITVNFDGKNKHKTVIESNVFVGSNSNLVAPITLKEGSFVAAGSTITEDVPENSLAIARCRQTIKKDWKK